CGCCGGGTGTATGGCGCGCGAGGGATCAAGGCTCCAGATGAGCTCGACTATACCCTGGAGCGTTTACCTTCTCCATGGTTGCTGAGCAATATCAAAATGGCAGTGACCTTATTAATGGAAGCCCTCGTACGGGATTGGCGGATTCTGGTGGTCGCTGATTTTGATGCGGATGGCGCCACTAGCTGCGCGGTGGCTGTGCGGGCGCTTCGCTTAATGGGTGCCCATAAAGTAGATTATTTGGTCCCCAACCGTTTTATCCACGGCTACGGCCTTACCCCCGCCATTGTGGCGGAGGCGATGGCCCGGGGCCAGCCGGATCTCATTATTACCGTGGACAATGGGATATCCAGTCTGGCCGGCGTACAAGCGGCGCGAGCGGCCAATATTCGTGTGCTTATCACGGATCACCACTTGCCAGGAATATCCTTGCCAGCCGCGAATGCTATTGTCAACCCTAACCTTCCCAATGATCCTTTTCCCAGCACTTGCCTCGCAGGGGTGGGTGTTATTTTTTATGTCATGCTAGCTTTACGGGCCCACCTAAGGGAGCAAGGCTGGTTTATTCGCAGAGATGAGCAGGAACCAGCGCTTGCTCCCCTGCTGGACTTGGTTGCGCTTGGCACGGTCGCTGATGTGGTGCCGCTGGATCAGATTAATCGGATCTTGGTTGCCCAAGGACTGGCCCGCATTCGGCAGAGCCGCTGCTGCGCTGGTATTCAGGCACTCGTGGCTTGCGCTCGACGCCCTCTTGAAACCTTGACCACCAGTGATCTGGGTTTTGCGGTAGGGCCACGGCTAAATGCCGCAGGGCGCTTGGAGGATATGAGCCTTGGTATTGCTTGTTTATTAACCGATTCCCTGGAGCTGGCGCAACAACAGGCTAATCAG
This sequence is a window from Nitrosococcus oceani ATCC 19707. Protein-coding genes within it:
- the recJ gene encoding single-stranded-DNA-specific exonuclease RecJ, which codes for MAEKVLKQRPVNELEWPEAIHPILRRVYGARGIKAPDELDYTLERLPSPWLLSNIKMAVTLLMEALVRDWRILVVADFDADGATSCAVAVRALRLMGAHKVDYLVPNRFIHGYGLTPAIVAEAMARGQPDLIITVDNGISSLAGVQAARAANIRVLITDHHLPGISLPAANAIVNPNLPNDPFPSTCLAGVGVIFYVMLALRAHLREQGWFIRRDEQEPALAPLLDLVALGTVADVVPLDQINRILVAQGLARIRQSRCCAGIQALVACARRPLETLTTSDLGFAVGPRLNAAGRLEDMSLGIACLLTDSLELAQQQANQLDGLNRERREIESTMQEQAVTHLENLVFQGEERAPLGYCLFDESWHQGVIGLLAARIRERVYRPVIAFAPHDSEELKGSARSIPGLHIRDALDRVATCYPDLLTKFGGHAMAAGLSLRRGHLEPFRVAFLEVLETLLDKEALEDVILSDGSLEQWDLEMAETLRNGGPWGQGFPEPLFDGVFRVAGFRIVGEAHLKLTLTTLDGRQQLEGIAFRCLPPDGFALGIKIRLAYRLDVNIYRGSRTAQLMVEHLELI